In Humulus lupulus chromosome 6, drHumLupu1.1, whole genome shotgun sequence, a single genomic region encodes these proteins:
- the LOC133785602 gene encoding uncharacterized protein LOC133785602, whose amino-acid sequence MRTFAWTPHDIPGIDPSVMSHSLNISNYFPPVKQKQRRFAPEVNQVIQEEVQRLLSTGAIEECLYPSWLANPVVVPKKNGKKRVCVDYTNLNKSCPKDSYPLPKIDQMIDATTGYERMSFLDAYSGYNQIPMKSEDRIHTAFITEDGLYCYKVMPFGLKNACATYQRLMHKLFSSLLGRNMEVYIDDMVIKSKQSSSHIDDLTKCFDILDTYKMKLNPTKCVFGVSSGQFLGYIVSQRGIEANPTQIASLSEIKEPRTIRDIQALTGKIVTLTRFISRMSDRCQPFLQCIKKSTNTTWGPEQQKALDELKTYLSSPPILSSPIANEDLFLYLSVSQFAVSSVLFREEANRQRPVFYCSKMLLDAETRYSMMEKLALALLTAKKKLRQYFESHTIIVYTDYPLKQVLSKPDLSGRLSKWAIELGTYDIQFSPRKAKKGQVLADFLVEIQSFTPDALPELLESEDQWLWTMYTDGASNSQGAGIGVVLEAPSGLKIEEAIRLEQSVTNNEAEYEALIYGLELAREMGIQRLNVRGNSQLMIEQVAGNFDTKAPHLASLLQKVTDLRSHFRQFELILVPREQNQKADTLDKLASAGGCTRQSSISISRSSKDMEVYSTSSEPECWIDPIIKYLTTSELPPNPKDAKLLRLRAQRYSMIHGTLYRKSFNGPYLRCLRPSEAKKLLEEIHEGTCGNHIGGRSLAHKALTAGYYWPYMMTEARDYAKKCDKCQRFAPTIHQPTQTPHSIVAPWPFAKWGMDVVGELPKAAGGRWYALVATDYFTKWVVAEAYVTEIVVDNGTPFQNAKVQELCDTYKIKLSFASVTYPQGNGQVEASNKVIFANIKKNLEDKKGAWVEELPKVLWAYRTTKRSSTGESPYAMVYGTEAIIPTEVGLPTLRTEIASDPTTNTIQLLHNLDLLEETRTMAQLRLENYQKVAERYYNKRVHLRTFREGDWVLRKVTGNKKKLEPNWEGPFQIIKVLGKGSYTLKNLPTPPGNTPYVFDLKTYTYNSINKEQ is encoded by the exons ATGAGAACTTTTGCCTGGACACCACACGACATACCCGGAATAGACCCTTCTGTCATGAGCCACAGCTTGAATATCTCCAACTACTTCCCACCCGTCAAACAGAAGCAAAGGAGATTCGCTCCAGAGGTGAATCAAGTCATACAAGAGGAGGTCCAACGGCTCCTGAGCACGGGGGCAATCGAAGAATGTTTATACCCCAGTTGGCTTGCCAACCCCGTCGTGGTCCCAAAGAAGAATGGGAAAAAGAGAGTATGCGTAGACTACACAAATCTAAACAAATCATGTCCCAAAGATAGCTACCCTCTACCAAAGATCGATCAGATGATAGACGCCACGACAGGATATGAAAGGATGAGCTTCCTCGAcgcctactctggatacaatcagatccccaTGAAATCAGAGGATAGGATTCATACAGCTTTCATAACAGAAGATggtttatattgctacaaagttatgcccttcggtctAAAGAATGCATGCGCGACATATCAGAGGTTGATGCACAAGCTGTTTTCCTCATtactcgggagaaatatggaggtttatATTGACGATATGGTCATCAAGTCCAAACAAAGCTCTTCACATATAGACGACTTGACGAAATGTTTCGACATCCTTGATacttataaaatgaaattaaaccccacAAAATGTGTCTTTGGGGTGTCCTCTGGACAGTTCTTGGGGTACATCGTCAGTCAGAGGGGCATCGAGGCGAATCCAACACAGATTGCGTCCCTCTCAGAAATTAAGGAACCCCGAACCATCCGTGACATACAGGCTCTGACCGGCAAAATAGTAACATTAACTCGATTCATATCACGAATGTCAGACCGCTGCCAACCCTTCTTACAGTGCATAAAGAAGTCTACCAACACCACCTGGGGACCAGAACAGCAAAAAGCATTGGACGAGTTGAAGACTTATTTGAGCTCTCCTCCTATATTGAGCTCTCCTATTGCTAATGAAGATTTATTCTTATATTTGTCTGTCTCACAATTCGCTGTAAGTTCCGTTCTTTTTCGAGAAGAGGCCAACCGTCAGAGGCCAGTGTTCTACTGCAGCAAGATGTTGTTAGATGCTGAAACCCGATACagtatgatggaaaaattggcactcgCACTCCTCACGGCCAAAAAGAAGTTACGACAATACTTCGAAAGCCACACGATCATCGTATATACGGACTATCCATTAAAGCAGGTACTGAGTAAGCCCGACCTTTCGGGAAGATTATCTAAATGGGCCATTGAGCTTGGGACATACGATATTCAGTTTTCGCCACGAAAAGCTAAAAAGGGGCAGGTACTCGCTGACTTCCTGGTTGAAATTCAGTCATTCACACCTGACGCCCTGCCAGAATTATTAGAATCAGAAGATCAATGGCTGTGGACAATGTACACTGACGGAGCATCCAATTCCCAAGGGGCTGGTATTGGCGTCGTATTAGAAGCTCCCTCAGGACTCAAAATCGAAGAAGCTATCCGTTTAGAGCAATCCGTAacgaataatgaagcagaatatgaggcactaATCTATGGTTTGGAACTCGCACGAGAAATGGGAATCCAACGTCTGAACGTTAGAGGCAATTCGCAGCTTATGATAGAGCAAGTGGCTGGAAATTTCGATACCAAAGCACCCCATCTGGCTAGCCTTCTACAGAAGGTAACTGACTTACGATCGCATTTTCGCCAGTTTGAACTCATACTAGTACCCAGGGAGCAAAATCAGAAGGCCGACACCCTTGACAAATTAGCTTCTGCAGGAGGATGCACACGCCAGTCCTCCATATCCATAAGCCGATCAAGCAAAGATATGGAAGTCTATTCCACCTCATCAGAACCTGAATGCTGGATAGATCCGATCATCAAGTACTTGACCACCTCCGAGCTCCCACCTAATCCGAAAGATGCAAAACTACTGCGCCTTCGGGCACAACGCTATTCCATGATCCATGGGACGTTGTACCGAAAATCCTTCAATGGCCCATACCTACGATGTTTGCGCCCATCAGAAGCAAAAAAATTGTTAGAAGAAATACATGAGGGGACATGTGGAAATCACATAGGGGGACGGAGCTTGGCACACAAGGCACTTACagcagggtattactggccatacatgatgacagaagcGCGGGATTATGCtaaaaaatgcgacaaatgccaacgatttgcacccaccatccatcaacCTACTCAAACCCCACACTCCATCGTTGCACCTTGGCCATTTGCAAAATGGGGTATGGATGTGGTAGGTGAACTACCTAAGGCTGCTGGAGGAAGATGGTATGCTCTTGTAGCCactgactacttcacaaaatgggttgtgGCAGAGGCGTACGTCACG GAGATAGTCGTCGACAACGGCACTCCGTTCCAAAATGCAAAGGTACAAGAGCTATGCGACACGTACAAGATCAAGCTAAGCTTCGCCTCTGTCACTTACCCACAGGGCAATGGTCAAGTAGAGGCTTCCAACAAAGTCATCTTTGCCAACATTAAGAAGAATTTGGAAGACAAAAAAGGAGCATGGGTAGAAGAATTACCGAAAGTGTTATGGGCTTATAGAACAACAAAAAGATCCTCCACGGGGGAATCTCCCTACGCCATGGTTTACGGAACAGAAGCTATCATCCCAACAGAAGTTGGTCTGCCTACACTTCGGACAGAGATCGCATCTGACCCAACAACGAACACCATTCAATTACTGCACAACCTAGACCTTCTAGAAGAAACACGTACAATGGCACAATTGCGACTGGAAAATTATCAGAAGGTAGCAGAACGCTACTACAACAAAAGGGTCCACTTACGCACATTTCGAGAAGGAGATTGGGTTCTGCGTAAGGTCACAGGCAATAAAAAGAAGCTAgagcctaactgggaagggcctttccAAATCATTAAAGTATTAGGCAAAGGGTCTTACACTCTAAAGAAT TTGCCAACACCCCCTGGCAATACACCGTATGTCTTTGATCTCAAAACATACACCTACAATTCAATAAACAAAGAGCAATGA
- the LOC133785601 gene encoding uncharacterized protein LOC133785601, producing the protein MPPKGNGVSGPVAQSVPPTDMSDQIERMCRLLEASQQRSDEAIKTLTEAQARLEVEIAELRRSADITRNTQAHENLDSNRSDVLVDRVNSPPHNMNPGNGQSQAIPPSSGTDGRQAPTSGTQGRAEAEPTGPAQPTTDVRPQHTVPQVTHDSPSEGRVPSICFLDSWKEDMMREMMQKFSDGRSAYATEHLDLVSRTTEKSPFSEWILNEPKPRDFIIPSLPAFNGKGDPLNHLFQFQQKMALEANNEAIQCKVFSTTFSGPALLWFRQLKAESLNSFSDLRRSFLQQYSANREAPRTMADLYRIEQGENEHPKAYLQRFIDLVHQIHDVDPLTAANLFVKSLQVGSLLHENLTMTPPYDMADVQTRAEGVFRVLEFRERAQKKTALISAPPANNPLPPARDDKRKRNQTDHTKEGKRPRQDQQPSRYPSFEYTVPQEVIYEENKDRPIWREPYKINTPSDRRDKSRYCLFHKDHGHTIAECHNLNNQIQALMRSGRLTQYIKETGRPGASWQNTASAPTTQASDPVHTASDSTLEPLKQVPMIHGIVEPTDNQEHATKIHKRMEERVKRYKSLGHVVNLVTSEERSYTASAITFTDEDLKGVHLPHDDPLVISLQVDHCQLGRVLIDGGSGVEILFWEAFQKMGLEENQIRPSTMPILGFNSRRVYPKGVVRLTVVAAERALPVDFLIIDSTTSYNAIMRRGWIHWMQGVVSTLHQVMRCQSLNGRYTVDIKGCQKQAKKCFLTLKEINSSASASHEDSPDK; encoded by the coding sequence ATGCCACCCAAAGGCAACGGAGTTTCGGGCCCAGTTGCACAAAGTGTCCCTCCGACGGACATGAGCGACCAGATCGAAAGAATGTGTCGTCTATTGGAGGCAAGCCAGCAGCGGTCCGACGAGGCAATCAAGACATTAACCGAAGCCCAAGCTAGGCTCGAAGTAGAGATTGCTGAGCTGCGCAGGTCCGCTGACATAACTCGCAACACCCAAGCCCACGAGAATCTTGATTCTAACAGATCTGACGTTCTAGTCGACCGTGTTAATTCCCCACCTCACAACATGAACCCGGGTAACGGGCAATCCCAAGCCATCCCCCCATCCTCTGGGACCGACGGGCGACAAGCCCCAACCTCTGGCACGCAAGGGCGGGCCGAAGCAGAACCCACTGGACCCGCTCAGCCAACAACCGACGTCCGGCCTCAACACACCGTACCTCAAGTCACACACGATTCTCCCTCTGAAGGTCGCGTTCCCTCAATCTGTTTCTTGGACAGTTGGAAAGAAGACATGATGAGGGaaatgatgcagaagttctcAGATGGGCGATCCGCCTACGCCACCGAACATTTGGATCTTGTATCAAGAACCACTGAAAAATCGCCTTTCTCGGAATGGATTCTGAATGAGCCAAAGCCTCGAGACTTCATCATCCCTTCCCTGCCTGCATTCAATGGAAAGGGAGACCCGCTAAACCATCTATTTCAATTTCAACAAAAGATGGCGTTAGAAGCTAATAACGAAGCCATACAATGCAAAGTCTTTTCAACAACTTTCTCCGGGCCGGCTCTATTATGGTTCCGACAATTAAAGGCCGAATCACTCAACAGTTTTAGTGATCTCCGACGGTCCTTCTTACAGCAATACAGCGCGAACCGAGAGGCTCCCAGAACAATGGCCGATCTCTATCGAATTGAACAAGGGGAGAATGAACATCCAAAGGCATACTTACAGCGTTTCATTGACCTTGTGCATCAAATCCACGACGTCGACCCGCTCACCGCAGCAAATCTCTTCGTCAAAAGCTTGCAGGTGGGGTCACTCTTGCATGAGAATCTCACTATGACACCACCATACGACATGGCAGACGTGCAGACCCGAGCTGAGGGCGTCTTCAGGGTATTAGAATTTCGAGAGCGCGCACAGAAGAAGACTGCACTCATCTCTGCTCCCCCAGCAAATAATCCTCTACCACCTGCCAGGGATGACAAGAGGAAGCGGAACCAAACAGATCATACAAAGGAAGGAAAAAGGCCAAGACAGGATCAACAGCCATCGCGGTACCCATCCTTCGAATACACCGTCCCGCAAGAAgtcatttatgaagaaaataaagataGGCCTATCTGGCGAGAGCCCTACAAAATTAACACTCCATCGGACAGAAGGGATAAAAGCAGATACTGTCTCTTCCACAAAGATCACGGTCATACGATCGCTGAATGCCACAATCTGAACAATCAGATCCAAgccctcatgaggagtgggcGGCTTACCCAATACATCAAGGAGACAGGCAGACCAGGCGCCTCGTGGCAGAACACAGCTTCTGCCCCCACTACGCAGGCGTCAGACCCCGTACACACAGCCTCTGACAGCACCCTGGAGCCTCTTAAACAAGTCCCTATGATCCACGGGATCGTAGAACCCACCGATAATCAAGAGCACGCGACTAAAATCCATAAGAGGATGGAAGAACGAGTGAAGCGGTACAAATCATTAGGCCACGTGGTCAATCTCGTCACTTCAGAAGAAAGAAGCTACACAGCCTCTGCTATCACCTTCACTGACGAAGACCTGAAGGGCGTCCACCTGCCTCATGACGATCCACTCGTCATTTCCTTACAAGTTGACCACTGCCAGCTGGGCAGAGTTCTGATCGATGGGGGCAGTGGGGTCGAAatcctcttctgggaagccttccaGAAAATGGGACTGGAGGAGAATCAGATCCGACCCTCCACCATGCCCATTTTGGGATTCAATAGCCGCAGAGTCTATCCGAAGGGCGTCGTTCGATTAACTGTGGTAGCTGCAGAACGCGCCCTGCCAGTAGATTTCCTCATTATAGACTCCACCACGAGCTACAACGCCATCATGAGGAGAGGTTGGATCCACTGGATGCAGGGGGTAGTATCCACTCTACATCAGGTGATGCGGTGTCAATCACTCAACGGCCGATACACCGTCGACATCAAAGGCTGCCAGAAGCAGGCCAAAAAGTGCTTCCTTaccttaaaagaaataaatagctCTGCCTCTGCCTCCCATGAAGACTCTCCTGACAAATAG
- the LOC133782651 gene encoding trafficking protein particle complex II-specific subunit 130 homolog, with protein MANFLAQFQTIKNSCDHLVIAVEDVSDLWPTVKTGFEERFPLKRACLNNKTRNPVFVENLPAEFILTTDARLRSRFPQEQYLFWFREPYATVVLVTCEDLDEFKTILKPRLKLIVQNDEREWFIIFVSKAHPSNDQATKMAKKVYARLEVDFSSKKRERCCKYDLHSPEANFWEDLESKIVECIRNTLDKRVQFYEDEIRKLSEQRLMPVWNFCNFFILKESLAFIFEIAHLHEDALREYDELEICYLETVSIPGKQRDFGGVDHGDDQASLLNPGKKPLTQIVQDDSFREFEFRQYLFACQSKLLFKLGRPFGVAARGFSFIISFSKALTQHENILPFCMREVWVISACMDLISSTASHYNEGVVAADIEKEFYRLQGDLYSLCRVKFMRLAYLIGFGTNIERSPVNSASLSMLPWPKPAVWPLLPPDASSKVLAKERMILQETPVVKHFGIQRKPLPLEPSFLLREANRRRASLSVGNMFEISGSDSISKMSPSHKVHTSSMTRTNSSPGMDSSIDRPMRLAEIYVAAEHALHNTISNTELWKSFSSVEDFEQKYLELTKGAADNYHRSWWKRHGVVLDGEIAAVCFKHGNFDLAAKSYEKVCALYAGEGWQDLLAEVLPNLAECQKILDDQAGYLSSCVRLLSLDKSLFLTKERQAFQSEVVCLAHIEMKQPVHLDVSSLITFSGNPGPPIELCDGDPGILSVTVWSGFPEDITLDSLSLTLMATFNADEGVKALKSSTATVLKPGRNTITLDLPPQKPGSYVLGVLTGQIGHLRFRSHSFSKGGPADTDDFLTYEKPTRPILKVFKPRPLVDLAAAVSSALLINESQWVGIIVRPISYSLKDAVLHIDTGPGLRIEESHVIEMESYADSSKSSTENKSDSALENGSTVNRDYEQLTLHDGRIEFPDWASNMASILWIPVRAISDKLARGSSSATPQRTSIVDGMRTIALKLEFGISHNQTFDRTLAVHFTDPFHVSMRVADKCNDGTLLLQVILHSEVKATVTVHDAWLDLQDGFVHAGQRDGRPASGFFPLVLSPNSRAGILFIICLGKPVVEDEVKALQPESILNIKYGISGDRNVGAHAPSGTMTSAPKDAKPELVFRSALVLQRPVLDPCLAVGFLPLPGLRVGQLVTMKWRVERLKDLQNEVSQQCDEVLYEVNANKENWMIAGRKRGHVSLSEKQGSRLEISILCVPLVAGYVRPPQLGLPDVDEANISCNPPSPHLVCVLPPALSSSFCIPA; from the exons ATGGCGAATTTTCTAGCTCAGTTCCAGACAATCAAGAATTCCTGTGATCACCTCGTCATTGCTG TTGAAGATGTGAGTGATTTATGGCCCACTGTGAAGACTGGTTTTGAGGAGCGTTTTCCATTGAAAAGAGCCTGCCTGAACAACAAGACCCGGAATCCTGTGTTTGTGGAGAATTTGCCTGCTGAGTTCATTTTAACAACAGATGCCAGACTTCGCAGCCGGTTTCCACAGGAGCAATATTTATTTTGGTTTCGAGAACCATATGCAACTGTTGTCCTTGTCACTTGTGAG GACCTTGATGAGTTCAAAACCATCCTGAAACCACGCCTGAAATTAATTGTCCAAAATGATGAACGGGAATGGTTTATTATTTTCGTCTCTAAGGCTCATCCAAGTAATGATCAAGCTACCAAAATGGCAAAAAAAGTATATGCTAGACTTGAAGTTGATTTTAGttcaaagaaaagagaaag GTGCTGCAAATATGATTTACATTCCCCTGAAGCAAATTTTTGGGAAGACTTAGAATCTAAGATTGTGGAATGTATAAGAAATACCTTGGACAAGCGTGTACAGTTTTACGAGGATGAGATACGCAAACTCAGTGAACAACGACTCATGCCAGTTTGGAACTTCTGCAACTTTTTTATTCTAAAG GAAAGCTTGGCTTTTATATTTGAGATTGCTCATCTTCATGAAGACGCCCTACGTGAATATGACGAGTTAGAAATTTGCTATTTAGAAACAG TTAGTATACCTGGGAAACAAAGGGACTTTGGAGGAGTAGACCACGGTGACGATCAGGCATCATTGCTTAATCCTGGAAAAAAACCACTGACACAGATTGTCCAGGACGACTCATTTAGGGAATTTGAATTTAGACAATATCTTTTTGCTTGTCAATCAAAG CTTTTGTTCAAGCTGGGTCGCCCCTTTGGGGTTGCAGCAAGGGGTTTCTCATTCATTATTAGTTTCTCGAAGGCCCTGACCCAGCATGAG AATATTCTACCTTTTTGTATGCGTGAAGTTTGGGTAATATCTGCTTGCATGGATTTGATCAGTTCAACTGCCTCACATTATAATGAAGGAGTTGTGGCAGCTGATATAGAAAAGGAGTTCTACCGACTTCAGGGTGACCTTTATTCACTATGCAGGGTTAAG TTCATGAGACTTGCATATTTGATTGGATTTGGAACAAATATAGAAAGAAGTCCTGTCAACAG TGCATCACTTAGTATGCTACCTTGGCCCAAACCAGCAGTATGGCCTTTACTTCCACCTGATGCGTCATCCAAAGTGTTGGCAAAAGAAAGG ATGATTCTTCAAGAAACTCCAGTAGTCAAGCACTTTGGTATTCAGAGGAAACCATTGCCTCTTGAACCTTCTTTTCTTCTACGCGAGGCTAATCGACGAAGAGCTTCTCTGTCTGTTGGAAATATGTTTGAAAT ATCAGGTTCAGATTCAATTTCAAAGATGTCCCCATCACATAAAGTACATACAAGTTCCATGACACGTACTAATTCTTCACCAGGAATGGACAGCTCAATTGATAGGCCTATGAGACTTGCAGAGATTTATGTTGCTGCTGAACATGCTTTGCACAATACTATTTCCAATACTGAGTTATGGAAGTCCTTCTCATCAGTAGAAGATTTTGAG CAAAAGTACTTGGAGCTAACAAAGGGTGCTGCAGACAATTACCATCGTTCCTGGTGGAAAAGACATGGAGTTGTTCTTGATGGTGAAATAGCAGCTGTTTGCTTTAAGCATGGGAACTTTGATCTAGCTGCAAAATCATATGAGAAGGTTTGCGCCCTTTATGCTGGTGAAGGATGGCAGGATCTGTTAGCAGAAGTCCTGCCTAATTTAGCAGAGTGTCAAAAGATACTCGATGACCAAGCTGGTTACCTATCATCTTGTGTGAGATTACTTTCACTAGATAAAAGcttgtttttaaccaaagaacgcCAAGCATTTCAGTCAGAGGTTGTTTGTCTTGCACATATTGAAATGAAACAACCCGTGCATCTAGATGTATCTTCACTGATTACATTCTCCgggaatcctggtcctccaataGAATTATGTGATGGGGATCCTGGCATTCTCTCTGTAACAGTTTGGAGTGGCTTTCCTGAAGATATAACTCTTGACTCACTTAGTTTGACATTAATGGCTACTTTTAATGCTGATGAGGGTGTTAAG GCACTAAAAAGCTCAACTGCCACTGTGCTAAAACCTGGTCGAAACACAATTACCTTGGATTTACCACCCCAAAAGCCAGGTTCCTATGTCTTAGGGGTTCTTACTGGGCAGATTGGGCACTTAAGATTCAGATCTCATAGCTTTTCCAAGGGTGGCCCTGCAGACACTGATGattttttgacttatgaaaagcCTACAAGACCTATCTTGAAG GTTTTCAAACCAAGACCCTTGGTTGATCTTGCTGCAGCTGTTTCATCTGCTTTGCTCATTAATGAATCACAGTGGGTTGGGATTATAGTGAGGCCCATTAGCTACTCCCTGAAAGATGCTGTACTGCATATTGATACTGGTCCTGGCCTTAGAATTGAAGAGTCACATGTAATTGAGATGGAAAGCTATGCAGATTCATCAAAGAGTTCTACAGAAAATAAAAGTGACAGTGCTTTGGAAAATGGTTCTACTGTCAATAGAGATTATGAGCAGTTGACACTCCATGACGGTAGAATAGAGTTTCCAGATTGGGCAAGCAATATGGCATCAATTTTGTGGATTCCTGTTCGTGCTATCAGTGACAAGCTGGCAAGAGGATCCTCTTCAG CTACTCCCCAGAGAACAAGCATTGTAGATGGCATGAGGACTATTGCCCTAAAACTTGAATTTGGAATATCTCATAACCAGACATTTGACAG GACTCTTGCTGTCCATTTCACTGATCCTTTCCATGTGAGCATGCGAGTTGCAGATAAATGCAACGATGGTACTTTGCTTCTGCAG GTTATTTTACATTCTGAAGTGAAAGCCACAGTGACAGTCCATGATGCTTGGCTTGATCTTCAAGATGGATTTGTTCATGCTGGACAACGTGATGGGAGACCGGCTTCTGGCTTCTTTCCACTTGTCCTTTCTCCAAATTCCAGAGCAGGAATTCTGTTTATTATATGCTTAGGGAAGCCAGTAGTTGAAG ATGAAGTTAAAGCTCTACAACCAGAGAGTATACTAAATATAAAATATGGAATTTCTGGTGATAGAAATGTTGGAGCACATGCTCCTTCTGGTACAATGACTTCTGCACCAAAGGATGCTAAACCGGAATTAGTTTTCCGGAGTGCTCTTGTTCTGCAGAGGCCTGTCCTTGACCCGTGCTTAGCTGTTGGATTTCTTCCTCTTCCTGGCCTTAGAGTTGGGCAGCTTGTTACCATGAAATGGAGAGTTGAAAGGTTAAAAGATTTGCAGAATGAAGTTTCGCAGCAGTGT GATGAAGTCTTATACGAAGTCAATGCAAATAAAGAAAATTGGATGATTGCTGGAAGGAAAAGAGGGCATGTATCTTTATCTGAAAAGCAAG GTTCGAGGCTAGAAATCTCTATATTATGTGTGCCCTTGGTGGCGGGTTATGTACGACCCCCTCAACTTGGGCTACCGGATGTTGACGAGGCAAATATAAGTTGTAATCCACCTAGTCCCCACCTTGTCTGCGTATTGCCTCCAGCTCTCAGCTCCTCCTTCTGCATACCAGCTTGA